In Deinococcus maricopensis DSM 21211, the sequence GCCCTTCGAGCGTGTGCATCAGCAGCATGGTCGGCAGGTCCGGCTGCGCGAACAGGCGCCGCGCCTCCGCCGTGCTCATCTGGTACAGGTTCCCTTCCAGGAAGGCGCGCAGGTCGTCGCCGTCCGTGAGCACCCGGAAGCCGCTCGCGTAGATGCCGCGCGCGGGTTTTACGCACAGGCGCGTGCGGCCCGGCACGAACGCCGGGTCCGCGCGCAGGGCCGCGAGCGCCCCCTCGAACGCCGCTGCGTCCCGGAAGGTCGTCCACGCCGGAATCGGCAGGAGGTCCGCGTCCCACCCGGCCAGGAACTGGTCCTTGTGGTCGAGGAGCGTCAGGGTGTCCGCGTCGGCGGGCACGATCAGGTGCACGCCGCGCGCCTCGAACTCCGCGGCGCGGCGCGCCACGCTTTTGGGTTCCTTGCCGACCAGGAACGCGTCCACGCGCAGGCGCGCGCAGGTGTCCAGCAGCCAGTCCACGTACGCGTCCCCCAGCAGGCCGCGCGGCTCGGTGAGCGCCTCGTGCGCAGCGTGCAGCATGGGGTGTTCCGGGTCGGAGTGGCTGGCGAGCGTCACGTAACGCCCGCCCGCGTTCACGGCC encodes:
- a CDS encoding ATP-grasp domain-containing protein, producing MRAVLPRLYFNKNFAVTTAQIKAVNAGGRYVTLASHSDPEHPMLHAAHEALTEPRGLLGDAYVDWLLDTCARLRVDAFLVGKEPKSVARRAAEFEARGVHLIVPADADTLTLLDHKDQFLAGWDADLLPIPAWTTFRDAAAFEGALAALRADPAFVPGRTRLCVKPARGIYASGFRVLTDGDDLRAFLEGNLYQMSTAEARRLFAQPDLPTMLLMHTLEGPERSVDCVAWRGELAAAVVRRKGAGDVQVLEDRPDLVEAARQIARTYGLSGIFNFQTKDDGAGRANMLEINARASGGLRYSLMAGVNYAEWAADLARGVRGPADFPAPRTGLRVREVKGVEVVQAVEVPA